The proteins below come from a single Desulfuromonas acetoxidans DSM 684 genomic window:
- a CDS encoding sigma-54-dependent transcriptional regulator, giving the protein MNSERILVVDDEKLINWSLVEMLEDAGYMVDSATTGAEARSKFASFQPEMILLDIALPDANGMELLQEFKEQDEQVMIIMITANADLDSTVKSLKLGADEYIGKPFNLDVIEHRVRQILDKRRLKKQTTTTKRILRRQNDFDQLVGSSAKMIEVFKMTKICAESDCKTILILGESGTGKELVARAIHMHSSRADAPFIDVNCAAIPDNLLENELFGHEKGAFTDASQREEGIFECADGGTVFLDEIGDMPLAMQTKILKVIETRRYRRVGGRSNLEANVRIVTATNQDLPALVEQGLFRGDLYYRLNVMCIHLPPLRERIDCIPSLVEYFIGRLNAEYGKKVQGLEKETMAYLKQYDWPGNVRDCVILLSGL; this is encoded by the coding sequence ATGAATAGTGAGCGAATTCTTGTTGTTGATGATGAAAAACTGATTAACTGGTCACTGGTTGAAATGCTTGAAGATGCCGGCTATATGGTTGATTCGGCAACGACTGGTGCTGAGGCGCGCAGTAAGTTTGCCTCTTTTCAGCCAGAAATGATTTTGCTGGACATCGCTTTACCTGACGCTAACGGCATGGAACTGTTGCAGGAATTCAAAGAGCAGGATGAGCAGGTCATGATCATTATGATCACTGCCAACGCCGATCTCGATTCCACGGTCAAGTCCTTGAAACTTGGTGCCGATGAATATATCGGTAAGCCTTTTAATCTTGATGTGATTGAACACCGCGTCCGTCAGATTCTCGACAAGCGCCGCCTGAAAAAACAAACCACAACCACCAAGCGGATTTTGCGGCGTCAGAACGATTTTGACCAACTGGTCGGCTCATCGGCCAAGATGATTGAAGTGTTCAAGATGACCAAGATCTGTGCGGAAAGTGATTGTAAAACCATTCTGATTCTTGGCGAAAGCGGTACGGGAAAGGAGCTGGTCGCTCGGGCTATTCATATGCACAGCTCGCGTGCGGATGCGCCGTTTATTGATGTCAACTGCGCAGCCATTCCCGACAATTTGCTCGAAAACGAACTGTTTGGACATGAAAAAGGGGCGTTTACCGATGCTTCCCAGCGTGAAGAGGGGATCTTTGAATGCGCGGATGGCGGTACCGTTTTCCTCGATGAAATTGGCGACATGCCTCTGGCTATGCAAACCAAGATTCTCAAGGTGATTGAGACACGGCGCTACCGGCGGGTTGGCGGTCGCAGTAATCTCGAAGCGAACGTGCGGATTGTCACAGCGACCAATCAGGACCTTCCCGCTCTGGTGGAGCAAGGGTTATTCCGTGGTGATCTGTACTATCGCCTTAATGTGATGTGTATCCATTTGCCACCATTACGTGAGCGTATCGATTGTATCCCCAGCCTGGTTGAATATTTTATCGGTCGGCTTAACGCTGAATACGGAAAGAAAGTGCAGGGATTGGAAAAGGAAACCATGGCCTATTTAAAGCAGTATGACTGGCCGGGCAATGTGCGTGATTGCGTAATACTATTGAGCGGATTATGA
- a CDS encoding 6-bladed beta-propeller, which translates to MQICASECVAQTQINTIRLVETRHVDDNEQPLSYPTTIAYDDTRDEIIVTDAGKSQLVVFNNELFPIASLDQGRGIMGVTSCLPSKEGFYVTCGSTENGDGYIALVNKAFIIEKKIRPAQLNPQLGKFTATRLIANTNNRFYVLSVERSAVSVFDQNWRYQHDIIPKDEKLGIPEPASIQALDCDSHGNLYFLSEERGRVFVYDLHEKFLYKFGEKGGAERKLARPRGISVDSKNRRLYIVDYLRHTVSSYTLGGDYLFEIGGKGNRPGWFLYPTDVTVDMEGNIYITDTFNHRIQEFSITAQ; encoded by the coding sequence ATGCAGATTTGTGCGTCCGAATGTGTGGCTCAAACCCAGATCAATACGATCCGGCTGGTGGAAACACGTCATGTTGATGATAACGAGCAGCCGCTGTCTTACCCGACAACGATTGCCTACGACGACACTCGTGACGAAATCATTGTCACGGATGCCGGGAAATCGCAGCTGGTGGTTTTTAACAACGAGTTGTTCCCCATTGCCAGCTTAGATCAGGGACGCGGCATTATGGGGGTGACCAGTTGTCTGCCGAGCAAAGAGGGATTTTACGTCACCTGCGGCAGTACCGAGAATGGCGACGGTTACATTGCTCTGGTCAACAAGGCGTTCATTATTGAAAAAAAGATACGTCCGGCGCAGCTCAATCCGCAATTGGGCAAGTTTACTGCAACACGCCTGATTGCAAATACGAACAATCGTTTCTACGTACTCAGTGTTGAAAGAAGCGCGGTCAGTGTTTTCGATCAGAACTGGCGCTACCAGCACGACATCATCCCCAAGGATGAAAAACTCGGCATTCCGGAACCAGCTTCCATTCAGGCTCTGGATTGTGACAGCCATGGCAATCTGTACTTTCTCAGTGAGGAGCGTGGCCGGGTGTTTGTTTACGATTTACACGAGAAGTTTCTTTATAAATTTGGCGAAAAAGGTGGCGCGGAACGCAAGCTGGCGCGACCGCGAGGCATCAGCGTCGACAGCAAAAACCGCCGTCTGTACATCGTCGACTACCTGCGCCACACGGTTTCTTCCTACACCCTGGGAGGAGACTATCTGTTCGAGATCGGCGGCAAAGGGAATCGGCCCGGCTGGTTTCTCTACCCGACGGATGTCACCGTCGACATGGAAGGAAATATTTATATTACAGACACATTTAACCATCGTATTCAGGAGTTTTCAATTACGGCGCAATAA
- a CDS encoding cytochrome c3 family protein: protein MMRRATIFVLSLTLLSLTTSGALADPLPLSTDDCAKCHDEVVTDVTTRGSKHNTAVTCLDCHLEHPPKGTEVIPACSMCHDPAEKTHYTIDNCIGCHYPHYPLEIDLDEAGTVKPVCISCHENEGTQLVDYPSMHSELDCKECHLAHGQFLPCLECHEPHTEEMIYEDCITCHQPHKPTVVKYPDNIQSAYCAGCHETETAVLAQNTTKHHDLSCAYCHKMQHKMVPLCTTCHGTPHDAALHTKFPDCISCHIDPHGLEK, encoded by the coding sequence ATGATGAGACGTGCCACAATCTTTGTGTTGAGTCTGACCCTGCTGTCGCTGACGACATCAGGAGCTTTGGCCGACCCACTCCCTTTGAGCACAGACGACTGTGCCAAATGTCACGACGAGGTCGTTACCGACGTCACAACACGAGGAAGCAAGCACAACACCGCCGTCACCTGTCTCGATTGCCACCTGGAGCACCCCCCCAAGGGAACGGAAGTAATTCCAGCTTGCTCCATGTGTCATGATCCGGCGGAAAAAACCCACTACACCATTGACAACTGCATCGGCTGTCACTACCCGCACTACCCTCTTGAGATCGACCTTGATGAAGCCGGCACCGTCAAGCCGGTGTGTATCAGCTGTCATGAAAATGAGGGCACCCAACTGGTTGACTACCCCAGTATGCACAGTGAACTGGATTGTAAAGAATGCCATCTGGCTCACGGGCAATTCCTGCCGTGCCTGGAATGTCACGAGCCGCACACTGAAGAGATGATTTATGAGGATTGCATCACCTGTCACCAACCTCATAAACCGACGGTCGTTAAGTATCCGGACAACATCCAGTCAGCCTACTGTGCCGGTTGCCATGAGACGGAAACCGCCGTGCTGGCCCAAAACACCACCAAGCACCATGATTTGAGCTGCGCCTACTGCCATAAAATGCAGCACAAGATGGTACCGCTGTGCACCACCTGCCACGGCACGCCGCACGATGCCGCTCTGCACACGAAATTTCCGGACTGCATCAGCTGCCATATCGATCCACACGGCTTGGAAAAATAA